A stretch of Endozoicomonas sp. SCSIO W0465 DNA encodes these proteins:
- a CDS encoding phage baseplate assembly protein V, translated as MNWDISELYRLLNNLIQFAKVDSIKGDRVVCITADGLKTKPLPVGVDRAGDDRTSWLPSKGEQVLIFSPGGVTEHAVVGPSLWADAFPAPSVDPKHPMMQFSDGAKISYHKGTHTLSALLPAGAKVNIVASGGLAFTGDLTVNGNIKATGDITDQTRSMKEDRAIYNGHNHIDSMKGNTSSPKQSQ; from the coding sequence ATGAATTGGGATATCAGCGAGTTATACCGGTTACTTAACAATCTCATCCAGTTTGCCAAGGTTGACTCCATCAAAGGTGATCGGGTGGTGTGCATCACCGCCGATGGTTTGAAAACCAAACCGCTACCCGTTGGTGTAGACCGTGCAGGGGATGATCGAACCAGCTGGCTCCCTTCGAAGGGTGAGCAGGTGCTGATCTTTTCGCCGGGAGGGGTTACGGAACATGCAGTGGTTGGGCCTTCGTTATGGGCGGACGCGTTTCCGGCGCCCAGTGTGGATCCTAAACACCCGATGATGCAGTTCAGTGACGGAGCCAAGATCAGTTATCACAAAGGCACTCATACATTGTCGGCTCTGCTGCCAGCTGGGGCAAAGGTCAATATTGTTGCATCCGGTGGGCTGGCGTTTACCGGAGACCTCACCGTCAACGGAAACATCAAAGCCACCGGTGATATCACTGACCAGACCCGATCCATGAAAGAAGATCGTGCGATATATAACGGCCATAACCATATCGACAGCATGAAAGGCAATACCAGCTCACCTAAACAGTCACAATAA
- a CDS encoding IS4 family transposase produces MNIVSAEEIGNDSEDRLHWVLLTTEDIETFEDCRSIIRFYELRWRIEEFHKAWKSGAGVERLRLQSPDNIERLAVILMFVAVRLMQIREALMLPNDRQHKDRKLWSEKTLANEVVSDDEWQVLWLTYEKKALPDKPPTVTWLLQTIARLGGWGDSKHTGQPGWLVVWEGWAKLQDRVKTWQIARQFSAGEM; encoded by the coding sequence ATGAATATTGTGTCGGCTGAAGAGATTGGCAATGACTCCGAAGACCGTTTGCACTGGGTACTATTGACAACTGAAGATATTGAAACATTCGAAGACTGTCGCTCTATCATTCGATTTTACGAGCTCCGATGGCGAATAGAAGAGTTCCATAAGGCTTGGAAATCGGGAGCAGGAGTAGAAAGGCTTCGTCTGCAATCTCCGGATAACATTGAACGACTTGCGGTCATATTAATGTTTGTCGCTGTCAGACTAATGCAAATCCGTGAAGCATTAATGTTACCGAATGACAGGCAGCACAAAGACAGAAAGCTTTGGAGTGAAAAAACACTCGCGAATGAGGTGGTCAGTGATGATGAATGGCAGGTTCTCTGGCTAACCTATGAAAAAAAAGCGTTGCCCGATAAGCCGCCAACAGTCACTTGGCTGCTTCAAACGATTGCTCGGCTTGGTGGTTGGGGTGATTCAAAGCATACAGGGCAGCCCGGCTGGTTAGTGGTATGGGAAGGCTGGGCGAAATTGCAGGATCGGGTAAAAACCTGGCAGATAGCCCGGCAGTTCAGCGCTGGAGAGATGTGA